Proteins found in one Miscanthus floridulus cultivar M001 chromosome 4, ASM1932011v1, whole genome shotgun sequence genomic segment:
- the LOC136550922 gene encoding uncharacterized protein, whose translation MASSSVSLRGAILQLPHITPRPAARRAPTTRRRAVPAKISCIGWDPEGILGAPQGGHIARLEFRRRLERDSEARDAFERQVREEKERRRNEREARVIPDTDAGLVEFFLDTDAREIEIEIGRLRPRLNEDFFGHIAREIAQIKFAVTRTAEMEDRLIELEAMQKVLLEGVEAYDKLQNDLVTAKERLMKILQSSDRKSTLLEMVERNELNISILTLLDENIASAKTSNQDEAAAFMEDVRSSLVKYITI comes from the exons ATGGCTTCCTCCTCCGTCTCCCTGCGTGGCGCCATCCTCCAGCTCCCCCACATCACGCCCCGCCCTGCGGCCCGACGCGCGCCCACGACGAGGCGCCGCGCCGTGCCCGCCAAGATCTCCTGCATCGGATGG GACCCCGAGGGCATCCTGGGCGCGCCGCAGGGCGGCCACATCGCGCGCCTCGAGTTCCGCCGCCGCCTCGAGAGGGACTCCGAGGCGCGCGACGCCTTCGAGCGCCAGGTGCGCGAGGAGAAGGAGCGCCGCCGCAACGAGCGTGAG GCGCGGGTGATCCCGGACACGGACGCCGGCCTCGTCGAGTTCTTCCTCGACACCGACGCGCgcgagatcgagatcgagatcgGCAGGCTGCGGCCAAGGCTCAACGAGGACTTCTTCGGCCATATCGCGCGCGAAATAGCACAGATCAAATTTGCAGTCACCAGAACAGCG GAGATGGAAGACAGATTGATCGAGCTGGAGGCGATGCAGAAGGTTCTTCTTGAGGGAGTTG AGGCGTATGACAAGTTGCAGAACGACCTTGTTACAGCGAAAGAACGGCTCATGAAGATTCTGCAATCGAGTGACAGAAAATCGACA TTGCTGGAAATGGTGgagcggaatgagctcaatataTCCATATTAACACTTCTTGATGAGAATATAGCAAGTGCGAAGACGAGTAATCAG GATGAGGCAGCTGCTTTCATGGAGGATGTGAGATCATCTCTTGTgaaatatataacaatataa